Part of the Malaclemys terrapin pileata isolate rMalTer1 chromosome 17, rMalTer1.hap1, whole genome shotgun sequence genome, GGGCTATGCAGCAGTGTAACTGGATCAGCACATTTGTCTCCCCTATATTCAGAGGCAGTTACCCTGAAGTAAGTTGGCTCCACCAGCGGTTCTGGTTAACTCCATGGCAGCTTTGGCGTCATCCCACTTCTCGTCTTGCAGAACAGCAGCACCTCTTTTGTTCACGCTGTCTGTTGTAGAGGAGCCACCCACTCTGCCTTGGTCCTCACCCTGACCCCGAACCTCCCCCATCCTGCATCCAAGGGAGCAAGCAGCCTTGTTCCCAGTCGTGTTGGTTATTCAAGGATCTCTTTAGCTAGTCTGGTGTTGGCTGGGGCGGTTGGGAGATGGAATTGGAATGGAATGgccttttgtttcctgtctaGTTGATGAGGGGTTTCCCTGCCTTCTTGTCAGCAGCTCAAGCTTGCTCTTTGTCTGCCCTCCACAGCCGCTCCTTGACCTCCAGGGACAGGGTGTTGAACAggtcctcctccaccaccagccCACTGCGTTTCAGCAGAGGACACTCCCCCAGCTCCACCGGCAGGCACTCCAGGCGGTTCCCCCGCAGCTCTATCTGGGACAGGTTGGTCAGCTCGCCCACCCGAGATGGCAGTGATTGCAGCACATTGTTTCCCAGGTTCAAGGTCCGCAGCTTCCTGCACTGGAAGAGCTCAGGTGGGAGACTCTCAATCTGAAAGGAGGAATCAGAGAGATACAAATGTGACATGTGCTCACCTAAGGCAAGTCAAGCAGACGAGATGTAGTCAGACAACAGCACCAGCCTCcaaatactaatttctcccttaAATGCATTTCTGCTTTCTTCTAGGCTGACCTTTATGCATGGAACGCTTTCCCTAAGCTACAGTAAAGCTACTACCTTGTCCTCACACAGATCTTCTTGTACCGTACTATTTACAGTAAACTGCCACATGAAAATGGCTAGCCCAGAGCCAAATAGAGATTACTGACAGAAGCAGGGAAGATCTGAAACCCACTCACATCTAGTCTGTACAGTCATGTGTTCCCATCGGTGTTTCCTTTGTCCCCTCCCAGAATCCATCCATTATCAGTTCTCCCACTTGGAGTTTAAGCTCTTCACATTGACAGCCCTTCCCTATTTGTATGGCACCTAGCACcataaggctctgatcctgaccAGGGCCACAGGGTGCTAgaataataaaagtaaaatgaCAGAGAGGTTCCATTTTTAAAGTTCAGTGATTAGCCAcctgccaaaaaataaataaaaacacaaaaaaaaccacTATTCCCAACACAAGTCAGGCTATTCCCTACATGGTTCAGTTCTGATCTGCAGCACACACATCCCTCCATACCCTGGTTATAATCCAGTTTCGCAGCCACAGCTCAGTGCTTTCCACGGTACCCCTAACTACTGCAATTACTGATCATGCCAAGTATTTGAACAGCTCATCCCTCTGTAGTTCTCCTACAGAATTAGAGACCgatgtatttctctctctcaaatggaGGACTCTTGCTCTCCCagctttcccccttccctgccaccAGAACTTCTTAATTGGCACAGCTCTGTCAGCTCCGTAAGACTGACCCAACTTTCACCTTGAAACATCTGAGGTAGAGTTTGAGCCTGCCAGTTCTTTCCTCTACAGAAGGAAATGTAAATAACCTCTTATCTTCCTAGCTGCTCCAAAGTAAACAGCCTGCAGTAACCCAGGGGAGCCCTGCCTTACAACTGTCCAAATAGCATGGGTGTAATACATGGGGGGCTCCCTCCCCACCGCTCATTTTCTATCTGCAGGATCAGAGACCAGCAAAAAGGCACCAAGTATACTATATGGACACACGTTGCTAGGGTCCTCCTCCTAGCCTCTCTCTCATTGGAGCACCTACCCTGCAAGAATAGAGATCAGTTGCATTGTAACTGAAGCAGAGACCAGGTCTTCTTCTTCTGTGTAGCACATAGGTCCAAACAATAATTCAGGTGGCCAGTGAGCTTCTCCTACAAACATCTGCTCCCTCAGGGCATGGAAGCATTAGTACTCCGATCCCATTGCTATTATGGAAGGCAACATTCTGCTTCTTCCTTGAGCTGCCCTGCTCTAATCCTGAGGATGGCATGCAAACAAACATCTCCTCCCCTTAAAAGCCTGGCAGAAACAGGGAGACAGCAtttttgtcttcctctgaagcatcaagtaTTGTCCCTGGATGGAAGTGAGGAACTTGACTAAATGGAATGGGGGCAGAATCTGATATAGTGAGTTGTGTTCCTAGGAGTGATTTACTAATGAGAACAGCAGGCTAGTGGTTTGTGAGCATTTAAGTGGATATCGAGCCATTAAAAGAAATGAATGAGGGGAATTCAGTGTAATATTTGATCTTGACCAGTACAGGCCATCTTTGATCCACagtgtgctggggaaggagggcagaagCCATGCATTAGGGTTTCCAGTCGTATACATGTTCTAGTGTCTATTCGAATGCTAGATTTTTGTGCTTCCCAATCTTTTGTATCCCCCATTCCTTCATTTTACTTAGAacgtaagctctttgggcaggcaCGATCCTTTCATTGTGCGCACGGGCAGCACtgaacacaatggggccctgatcaggGACCTTCTAGGCACTACCACGCTACTCAACTTTTTCACAGTGTCAAAATGCAACAAGAGAAATTAAATACCCAGCACCATTGGCTCCCCCCACCTATGCACCAATAGCCAAGTGTCAGACAGGGCGATTACTAGTCCAATCGGACTATGATACCATGACAGTCCGACAACAACACTATAGttgaaatttttaatttatttattttttgtattgctGGAAGAAGGCATGGCTGGCAAATATAAAAGCTTATGGGGTTGGGTTCAATAGATTCAGGCATCACTTCAGGACCCTCTCCTTAACTCAGTGAAAGTCTCAGCCTAtcctttgtttaaaatataattgCACTCTATTTTAACTTTAATTATGCGCACAAGATCTGCCTGGAGCAGCCATTGGCTACAGAGAGTCTTTAACAAACAGCCAAAGTTCCGAATAAGCTAGAGCCAGTGGAACGGCAACAGCAACAAACAGCAGCTTTATTCAGCCATCGTTATTTGGAACCATCGTTCTGagcaagctgcaaaattcagccTGGTAGTCATATAACTAATAAGACCAATCACTTGTTTTCAAGTGACAGGAGTGGACTTTATCAAAGAAGAAAGTTGTGTGTTACAACAGGGCCTGTTTCCCAGAAAGACTGGGTTGTACTCGCCAGCTCCAGAAGTAGCTAGTTACTAGGGctgctgggctagcaggggagcTTTGAGATAGACTGGCATTTCCTGACCCTAAGAATTCTATCAGCACTTGCCTTTTCTGCTGCTGACCGTAAATAACCGGGCTTCCTGAGCCCAAGGGTAATTGTGGCCTTGTCTACATCTCTGCAGGGAACAAGAGCTGATTAGCTGTTTCACTGGATCTCCAGGAGACAGAGGGCTAGGCAGGAAAGAGAATACTGCTTCTAGCCTTCATGGTGCATTAGTGTCTTTGGAAGAACAAGATGGGTGGTTCCACATTTTATTGCAAAAACAGAGCTGCCTCAAGCTTCTTTTCATCCAGAAGAGAAACTCCACCCACAGCTTGCGGAGGATGCACAGCTTGTCTTAACCCTGTGTAACCTGGGCTGTTGAACAATTGCCAAAAAAAGGGCACTGTTCAAAACCTGTATAGTTCTGCACTTTAAAATAGAGCCTTAAAAGCTTCCTTCACTTTGCTTAGTGCAGCATCCAGCAAGTGCCAGATGACGGATGCTACACTGAAGACTCCTCCTACTCACGGAGgaaaattattttagttttaaaccTATTGCTGAAATGTGACTGGCTATACAATGCCAGACGCCTTCCCCAATGCCAGGGATGGTAGGTTAGCCACAGCTTAATCTGGTGTTAAGGGTGGTTTAACAGACAGAATGGCTTCTTAAACAGTAGCGGTTTAGCTTAAGTTTTCTGAAGGTTATAGATCAAAGTTAATGCAGAATGGGCACCACTTCTCTGGCTCCTGGGCTGCCATTTCACTTTTAGAAGCAAGGTAGCTACTGAAAAACAACCAAAAGCTGGTTAGAATTTTAGAAGCCTCCTTGACAATTTAGAATACAATTGTTAAGTTGTTTTGCCTCCAGAGTTTTCCCTATAAAAGGCAGCAATTAGACAGTATTGACTTGTCAAGATGTATCTAAAGCATTAGGGGCCTTATTGCAGACTGAAAAATATGGGTATCCTTATAAGAGGCAGGATTTTGCTGCATATTTCCACCTGAATTCATAATCCCTTGTCATGGCTGGTTGCTCTTTGTGCAATTATGTTACCAGACTTCTTTGAGACTTCCGGTGGGAATAAGTAATCAGATGGACTTTTAAagcagcaaaatattttgttctcatGTCTCTAGCAACAAAGCCTCCTGGGTTTTGTGGACAGAAAGAAACAAGTAGAATTCTAACCAGAGCATTTTTAGTTTCTATGAGGCATCAGTGGATCTTGAAATATAAATAGGCCAAATGCAGCCTTTAGTTCAACATACTTTATAAGCAATTTACAGTATTTTATGTAACCCAGGTTCAGAACTGCAGGACAATCCACTGGGAGGAGTTATTGAAGTGAAAGTATGTCATAGCAACATCAGGCAGCATGTCACAATCGGGTCATCTCTTCCAAGTTTTGCTGCTCCTAAGCAATTAAGTGGAAGCTCATTAGGACAAAAGTAACTTCCTGATCCCATATTGCAATACCTTCTCTGCTTGTaaattacaaagaaaaactgcaacTGTGTTAAACTAGAGCCTGATTTACATGTGAAGAGGACATTACATTTGCTGTAGTCTGAAAGTACATGTGCACTTGTATCAGTCAGTGATTAGTCACGTTAAAGGCCCAAGGGCAGGTCAAatcttaaaatgctgcagtgccactgtagcgcttcagtgaagatgctactatgctgatgagagagcttctcctgtcagcatagctaccgcctcttgcggaggtggattaactatgttgACAGGAAAAGCCCCCACCATCATCATATActgacctaagccctggtgtagataGCGGGTCCCAGGTATACATTGGGGTTGTGTTCTTGAAAAGGGTGACGGATACCGAAACGACACATACCGGGGACCTGCTGGTACAGCAGTGGCGTAGGTAGGTGGGCGATGGCGGAGGAGTAGGAGTGATGACTGCCTCTCCCGCTGGCCTTGCGAGGGGGGCAGGGCACATAGATGCTCTGGCCAGGGGCTCCTGTAAAAGTGtgtgcaccaccaccaccaccaccccctgctccgccGGGTGCTCCTGCCAGGGTGCAGGGGTTCACCCCGCTGGGATACGGGGGCTTGCCCCTTGCCCCGACCCCAtgcccctgagcgatgtagttatactgttgtaagtttgtagtgtagacctgcctgaTTTAGCTCACTATATAGGCTAAGGACAGTGCACCAACCCAGATATTTCAGCTCCAAGTTTGCTTCTGGTACTACTCACAAAAGGTCTTTTAAAGTGGTAGTTAGAGAAAAGGCCTCACAGAATAAGTGTCTCTAATTGTACAAGACACTAGAAAGACTCCTTCAGAGTCCGACTACTTGTCAGCAGGTGGTTCTAGACAGCGTGCTGCATGGACAGGAGCAGCCATAATCCAACATGTATAAAACAGCATCTACTGGGTTTGTAATTTACAAAGAAACTGctgcatgtcttttttttttttttaagatcatgtAGATACCAGTTTCCAAAATGCTGTTACCTGCCCAGTGAGCAACTAATGAGTAACAGTTACCTACATTTCTAGGACATTCCTATGGGATTAATATTGGAGAATTACATAAGAAGTGGATCAAGGTCTTTGTAGCATACCACACCTTTAAACCTCTGCACAGCTCCACCTTTGCCTATTTTCTTCTGCAAAAATATAGGCAGCTAGTTACACCCCACATCCCCTTGTTTCCTATGCTGCTCTTTCTCATTAACTGTTCCTTTTGCATTGTCCTCCCACTCAGCTTTCCACCTGGATTCATGTGGCCCCCTATGCTAGCAACAGTCACTTCCTGGGCACTAGGTAGCCCAGTGCTGTGTGACAAGCCACTTTTCATAAAGCCTCCTATATGCGGATCTCCTTCGCAAGCTTCTCATGGAGGAAGTATTTGAtattagattgtgaactcttcaaGGCAGGTCCTGTCTCAATGTGTTCTGTAAAGCATTGTGTACACTTATAGCACCATACAAACACCCTGACAGCAGTCCTATGCAGACACACACGGGTGGCTAATGGCCTCAGTTTATATTGCAAATGGTTTAAGTATATAATGCTGCATTCTTAAGTGTAATTTCTCAGTTCTCTATTCTAAGAAACTACTGAAGAGCAGCCAAAACAGCTATGTTTGCAATCTACCCATTAGCCAAAAAGAATTTAAATTGaagatttgggtttgtttttgcAAAGTTTCATCCTAAGAAAGTTGTACAGACAAGGAACAAAGTTAAGTATAAATGGTAGTGCCAAGATATTGCACACCCCACTGTAGCAGTTTAATGCTTCTAATTCCTGCTGCCTGCTATAAAGTGCATCTTAGAATGCAGCTTTATCCAATCCATGCATCTCCGCCACACTCCCTCCTCACTTACCCTGTTGGCTGTCACAGCTAGGTTCTGCAGGTTCTGCAGTAGCCCAATGTCTGCCGGTATAGAAGTCAAGTTATTGTGGCTGAGATCCAAGTACCGCAGCTTCCGGCAATAGAAAAGCTGGGTGGGTATCTTCTCTATCTTGTTGCGGTTAAGGTAAAGGCGCTCCAAGTTGGTGAGGTTGCCGATCTGCATGGGGATGTAGGCTATATGGTTGTACCACAGCTTAAGGCAAGTGAGACGGTGTAGGTGCTGGAAGCTGATGATCTCCTCAATGGTCTTGAGGTTATTGTCCTTCAGGTCGATCTCTTGGAGATTGTGGAGGCTGAAGATAGAGTGTGGGATGCGTTCCAGGTCGCAGCGGATCAGCTCCAGCTCTGTCAGATTGACCATCTTCTTAAGGCTGTTGAGGACAATGAGCTTGGTACCCTCATTGTTGATGGAGAGCTTCTGGAGGTGCACACCAACGTCCGTCACCACCTGCGGAAGCTTGGTAAGGTTGCTCTTCAGCCGAAGTACCTTGAGCCGCTTCAGTTCCCTCAGTCCGTCGATCACAATGTAACGGTTGTTCTCTGCACTCAGGTTCCCTGTCAAGTGGAGCTCCTCCAAGGTCTTTAGGCTATAAATCCAAAGAGGGATTTCCTTGATGTCTGTGAACTTAATGTGCAGAGATTTCAGGTTTTCCCTCAAGAAGGCAAGGGCTGGGGCCTCAATTTTGGCAGCCGTGTGGTAGAGCCACAGCTCCTTAAGGCTGGTGAGCTGGGCAATGCTTGGTGGGATAGTAACATCGGGGATGAGCTCCAGCTTCAACACCTCCAACTCGATAAGGTCAAAGACTGTGTCGGGGATGCCACTCAGCATGAAGAGATGCAGCTCCAGCTTGTCCTGGGAGTTCTTGGTGATCCTCTGCCGCAGCTTCTCCAAGGTCCACTCATTGTTGAGGTTCAGCTGCCGCAGCTTGTTCTCACTCACTTCAGAGAGAAAGACAGCGAATCGCTTGGAGTAGAGGGGGTCGTACTGGTCGATCAGGTGCAGCATGAAAGCAAAGTCGTTCTTGACGTCAGGGATGTCACTATAGCTGCTCTCCTCCCGGATGGACTCAAAGGAGTATTTCTTGAGGGATCGCCTCAGCATCCACCAGAGAGTGTACATGCAGATCAGTCCATAGAAGATCACCAGGCTAATGTAGAAAGAGGCTAGGATTTTGAAGAGAGTGGCAAGAGGGTGAGCACAGCGGTACATGCGATAACCTGTCAGGCTCTCGATGTCCACCTTGCAGTCAATGTCAAACCTGATGTTGTTGACATAGTAGACAGTGTAGCAGATGATCAAGATGAATTTGATCACCTTGATGATGGTTTGTCTCATGTAGAGGCGATAGACTATGTCTCCCTCCTCCACGTGCGTGCGGAACTTTTTAACTTTCTCAAAAAGCGCTTTGGCCTGTTCCCCTTCTTTCTTGTCCAAGACGCCCGTCTCAGAGCGATCGACAATCCCTTGCTCAATCCGCGACTTTGTTCTCTGTAGCATGGGAACAGTGGCTTCCACATCCTCACTGATTGTGGAAGATTTCTTCTCCATGGAGCCATTCATCTTTCCAAAGGCAGGCTTGGGATCACTCTCCTCCACCACTGTCTCAGACAATGCTCTTGTTGTCCACGGAGAGTCAAAACACTTCAGCAGAATAGACACAAAATGCTCCAGCTTGGAGCTGGTCCTTGGGAATTTGAACCAGAAATTGCTGCAAGCCAAGAAGATCAGTGTGTGTAGCAGCACCAGGTAAGGGAAATACTTGGCAAACCAGTGAAGGCGATTCTCATAGCACACTGCATCCACATAGTTATACTGGTGCCGGTCTAGGTCATATCGGATCCCTGTAGGCCCAGTGTCCTGAGATGGGACAAGACTAGAGTTATAGTAAGTGGGGTCTGGAGTTGCAGCTGTCCAACCTCTGAAAGAGTCATTGCAGGAGTCTTTGGTAACCCATTTGCAGGGCAAGCAGATCATTTTGTCCTGGGTGACCTGAAGTGTCCCTCCAAACACTGCAATCATCAGCATGACTATGGAAATGTAGTCCGTGAAGACATCCCACCATGGTTTCAGGATGCGGTATGCTGGCTGGGTATCAGCAAAATAGCGCAGTTCAGTGACAGGAATCATGGTTCACCTAAAAGGAAGCCACAGGCAGATGTTACTGGAACAgaacagtttgtttgtttttaagtgaagACAAGGAAAGCAGGGAGGTCAGATTATATAAAGAAGGTATCTGCTGACCCAGTCAAAATAAAAACCCCACACAATTTCAAGTCCAATTTTGAGATAAATAAATGAAGTTCCATAATGAGCAAAAGCAGTTAGCTGCTTAGAGGTTTGTGTGAAGTTAGTATGTGGTCTTAATTCCTGACAAATTGGCATCCATCACAACCCACCACAACTGCATCCTTAATTAACAGTCTGAGGGACCAAGGACTCTGACCTCTAGAGATAGTCACCAGTACCGTGTTTAGCTATGTTGATAGGCTGGCATGTAGAGGCTTGCCCTACTATTGCACCAATTCCATGGCTAAGAAATTCAGTTTCTAGTATGGTGAGCCTGCCACCTTTCAGAAGCATTATGTTCACACAAAGCAGGCAGCTACTCGTTCTAAGTGCACAAACATgctgaaaaattagaaaaatcaATTCTGCATTATTGCTGCTGTCCCACAAGCTTGGAAAGGTGTGTTGTCTGAAACTGCATGGAAAATAGAGAACTATTTGCCAGTGTTGCCTCACTAAGGAAGTTCACTATCATCTTTGAGAAAAactgaggagagagaaaataggGACAGTGGGAAAGGCTGGATATCATGCCTTTCCCCTCCAGTTAGCAGGACTTTGCTCTTTTCTATGCACTAAACCCCTGCAAGAGGACTGAGTTATTGGTTCTGTGTGGGATGCAGTTACAAGATTCCAACATATGTTCTCTACATTTTCTTGTACTGCCATTATCTTGATAAGGTGAGGAAGAGAGGAGGATTAACAGAGAATTAAATTAAGTTCTCCAGTCAGCCACTCCTACCTGACAGCATACATCTCGACAGGGGTTTAAGCATCACAAGGGAACACAAGTTCTGGGAAGCAGAGACATTAGTACATAGCTTACACTGTAGTTCAGTGAAGTAGAGGTTTTTTGATTGAGTTTTAAGcctgtaaaacacacacacacacacacacacacacccacccctgtgGGACCAGCCTGGGTAATATGGAACTTACTATAATGCCTCCTTGTCTGTCACTCAGGAGCTTTCATTGGGCTCCTAGCATCAGGCTCAGTTCTAGGTgtaaggggaaagcagtggtaCAGCCACAAAATAGCTGGGAACAAGCGAAGATCAGGAGTGACAAAGCACCAATCTTTCAGCCACTTTGAGGGAAGCAACTAAATAGTAAAGATGTGGGAGGCAGGGACCCAGCCCCTTcattccttcccccagtgaagGCACCTTTGAGAAGAATATTTTCTCAGAGGGTCTTTATCACAGGTGCTAGGGGAGTGCTAATAGAGCACTAACAACTCAGTTTACCTCATCCATCCAAGTAATCTAtttctccatccccaccccataaaCATCAGAGCAGGATACTTACTTTC contains:
- the LRRC8A gene encoding volume-regulated anion channel subunit LRRC8A: MIPVTELRYFADTQPAYRILKPWWDVFTDYISIVMLMIAVFGGTLQVTQDKMICLPCKWVTKDSCNDSFRGWTAATPDPTYYNSSLVPSQDTGPTGIRYDLDRHQYNYVDAVCYENRLHWFAKYFPYLVLLHTLIFLACSNFWFKFPRTSSKLEHFVSILLKCFDSPWTTRALSETVVEESDPKPAFGKMNGSMEKKSSTISEDVEATVPMLQRTKSRIEQGIVDRSETGVLDKKEGEQAKALFEKVKKFRTHVEEGDIVYRLYMRQTIIKVIKFILIICYTVYYVNNIRFDIDCKVDIESLTGYRMYRCAHPLATLFKILASFYISLVIFYGLICMYTLWWMLRRSLKKYSFESIREESSYSDIPDVKNDFAFMLHLIDQYDPLYSKRFAVFLSEVSENKLRQLNLNNEWTLEKLRQRITKNSQDKLELHLFMLSGIPDTVFDLIELEVLKLELIPDVTIPPSIAQLTSLKELWLYHTAAKIEAPALAFLRENLKSLHIKFTDIKEIPLWIYSLKTLEELHLTGNLSAENNRYIVIDGLRELKRLKVLRLKSNLTKLPQVVTDVGVHLQKLSINNEGTKLIVLNSLKKMVNLTELELIRCDLERIPHSIFSLHNLQEIDLKDNNLKTIEEIISFQHLHRLTCLKLWYNHIAYIPMQIGNLTNLERLYLNRNKIEKIPTQLFYCRKLRYLDLSHNNLTSIPADIGLLQNLQNLAVTANRIESLPPELFQCRKLRTLNLGNNVLQSLPSRVGELTNLSQIELRGNRLECLPVELGECPLLKRSGLVVEEDLFNTLSLEVKERLWRADKEQA